ATAAAGGAGAACCCCTTCAATTGGTTTACAAAAGGTATAAAAAGGAGAATATTCATGTTGCCGAAAACAATGAGTTTAGGCAGCAATTATTAAATTTATTAACATGTAAGGATGTCTTAGTTAATCATATTAAAAATTTATCCTATGAGGTGAAATCATTGAAGAAAATATTTGATGATTACAATTTATGTAGTGACCCAACTAACTATATTGTTAAAGCCTCAACAAATAAAATTAAATTAAAGTTTAAATTACGGCCTAGATATAACATCACTACTTATAAAGTTAAAACAACCGGTGCACAAGTATTTAATGCTAATTTTGAAACACAAAACAATGTGAGCGCTGGAACTGAAATAGAAGCAATTTTACCTTACAATAAAAACAAATGGTCTATTATTATTGAACCAACATACCAAGAATACTCAAATGCAACCGAATCACAGACTACGACCAATTTTAATAGTGTTACCTATAATGCTGAGGTTAAATACTCTTCTATTGAATTACCTATAGGAATTAGACATTATATATTTTTGACTAACTCAACAAAAGTTTTTCTGAATGCTTCGCTTTTGGTAGATCTTCCCTTCAATTCTCGCCTTACTTATCCAAATATTAATATTAATACACCTAGAATTGAATTTGGAATAAATATTAGCCCTGCTTTAGGCTTTGGAATAGCTATTTCAGATAAATATAGCTTTGAGGCTCGATATCTTGGAAAAAGAGAAGTATTTGCAAATGTGACTGATGATGATTTGTCATCTAAATTTAACGGGTTTTCATTAATTTTAGGATATTCACTTTTTTAATTTATAGCAATGGATTTAAAAGACCAATTAAAAAATTTATTTCCCGATCACGAACCAGAGGATACTCCGGATGAAAAAGAACCGAAGAGTAAAATTTGGCTACAAGAGGAACCTATTATTTGTAAATACGAAAAACGAAAAGGTAATCCCATAACGATCTTAGAAGGGTATACTGGTGCTGATGAAGATTTTAAGAAATTGGCGAAAGAATTAAAGACAAAATTGAGCGTTGGTGGGAGTTTTAAAGACGATAAAATTATAATTCAAGGCGATTATAGAGATAAAATAATGACCCTCCTAAAAGACAAAGGATTTAATGTAAAACGCGTAGGTGGATAATTTAACTAGATTAGCTATTTTTAAAGTTCCATTTGCTTTCTGTTAAATTATTTTATAACGTTGTTATAAGTGTTACTTTTATTCTAATCAAACTAAATCAAAACTGGTATGAGTTCTCTCTTGCACATTACCAACGGAGATGTTTTAACCGAACGTCTTAAAAAATTAAATTTATCAGGTGACGTTATTACATGGCGCGAAATGTTATGCGAAGGTCAGACGTTACCAACCGTAGGAACTGAATCTTTCTGGAAAGCTAGATTTGAATTTTTACATAAAAACTACAAAGTTTCAAAATCTTGGTTTATAGAAAAGACGTTAAAGGAATACAGGTCTTTGTGCAGCCACAAGCAGCAAGACCATATAATATTATGGTTTGAGTATGACCTTTTTTGCCAAATAAATATGCTTGCGGTAATAAGTTGGCTATTGACCCATAGAAAATACGCCCAAATATCGCTAGTCTGTAGCGGTAAAGAAGATGATACAGATCAAATGTATAGTTTAAATGATCTTACTGATGAACAATTATTACGTCTTTATGAAAACAAAAAAGAGTTAACGCAAGATGATGCCGAGTATGCAGATTATGTTTGGCAGTTATATTGTAGCAACAACCCTATTCGCCTAGAAAATGTAACCGATTTCAAAGACTACCAATTTGATTATTTAGGTGAAGCCGTAAAATCTCACCTAAAACGATTTCCTAGTATTGCTAACGGTCTTAATAATATGGAAAATAACATTCTGCAATTGGCTGTAGACAAAAAGCCTAAATCAAAAGCAGAATACATGGATATTCTCCTTAAAAATCAAAGTAATCTAGGTTTTACGGATACACAATACGATCGTGCTTTAACTCGCTTAAAGCCATTGATTACAAGTTTAAATCCTGTGCGTATTTCTAAAAAAGGTAAAGAAATATTAGAAGGTAAAACTAGCTACTATTCTTGCATTCAACAAAATGATGTGTATTTAGGTGGTGCATTAAAATATAATTTCTTATTTAATACAGAATCTAACCGAATTTTAAAATTATAGCATGCAATTAAGGCCTGCAGAGCTTATAATAAATGAAGACGGTAGTATATATCATCTTAATTTACTTCCTGAAGATATTGCTACTACAATAATTACCGTTGGCGACCCAGATAGGGTAAATCAGGTTTCTAGCTATTTTGATAGTATAGAGGTAAAAAAGGGAAAAAGAGAGTTCCTAACTCATACTGGACACTTAAATGGCAAGAGGATTTCTGTTATATCAACAGGTATCGGTACTGACAATATAGATATTGTAATTAATGAACTAGATGCCTTGGTCAATATTGATTTTAAAACTAGGGCTTTAAAAAAGAAACATACTTCTTTAAAGATTGTTAGAATTGGTACTAGTGGCGCTATACAGAATGATATTCCCGTAGATTCTTTTTTAATGAGTGAATATGTAATGGGTTTCGATGGTCTTTTGCACTTCTATGAACACGACAAAATTAATTTTCCAAAAATTGAAGATGCTTTTATAGCACATACCTCATGGGATTCATTTAAAGCACGACCATATGTGCTTTCTTACTCTAAAAGTTTAGGCAATATCTTTAAGAACAATCGTATACGATTAGGGTTTACCGCAACTAATACAGGCTTTTACGGACCACAACAGCGCCAATTACGACTTAAACCAAGTCAAATGGAGTTGATGGAAAAATTATCAACGTTTAGTTACGAAGGAAACTCATTAACAAATTTGGAAATGGAAACATCTGGCATTTATGCACTTTCGCAACTGCTGGGACATGAAGCTGTTTCTATGAATTGTATTTTGGCCAATAGAGCTAACGGAGAATTTTCAAAAGATCCCGTAAAATCTGTAGACAAATTAATTAATTTCTGTTTAGAACGGTTAACCTAACAAAACTTTACATTTTTAAAAAACAGTTTACAATTAAAACAAAAAACCTTTCTCAATGAAAACCGTTAAGATTATTGGAGTACCCGAACATTTTAATTTACCATGGCATTTAGCAATTGAGGAAGGTGCTTTTGAAGAAAGAGGAATTAATTTAGAATGGACAGAAGTTCCTGAGGGCACAGGGAGAATGTGTGAACTATTGAACAAGGGCGAAACCGATTTAGCAATAATACTAACAGAAGGTATTATTAAAAGCATTACAGAAGGTAATAAAGTAAAAATTATACAGGAATATATAGCTTCACCTCTGCTTTGGGGAATACATGTAGATGCAAATAGCACGTATACGGCTTTAGACGAATTAGAAAATACTACGGCTGCCATAAGCAGATTTGGTAGCGGGAGTCATCTGATGGCGTATGTACAGGCAAAAAAAATGGGCTGGGATACTGAAAAGTTGAAATTTAATGTAGTTAACAATCTAGATGGTGCTGTGGAAGGTTTAGCGACTGGTAATGCTGATTATTTTATGTGGGAACGATTTACTACCAAACCTTTGGTCGATAGCGGTATTTTTAGACATATCGGGAATTGCCCCACCCCTTGGCCGTGTTTTGTATTAGTTGGAACAGATATGTTTTTATCGGAAAATAAAAATTTAATCACGCATATTCTAGAGGTTATAAATACCTACACAACAGAGTTTAAGCAAATTCCAAGAATAGATTCTACCTTATCAAATCGGTATCATCAAAAGTTAAAAGATATCCAAGAATGGCTGGAAATTACCGAATGGAGTCAAAAACAATTACCAAATAATACTTTAATAAAAGTCCAAGAAACACTGCAGGATTTAAGCTTAATTGATAATACTATTTCTACATCAGATATTTTAATGTAATTAAGTGGTAGCCAAATTATAATGTTTGTGAATTAGAGCCTTAAAAGTCGCATCTGATAGCGGTTTTTGCGAGAAATCCGCAATATATTCATTGGCAATTGCTCGCTCCTTATCTTCTTTATTATCACTAATAGTGACCAAAACAATGGTTATTTGGTCTTTAAGCTTTTTTGGAACGAGTTCTTCATATGCCTTCATAAATTGCCATCCATCCATAATTGGCATTCTTAAATCGAGCATTACCATACATGGCAATTCCAATTCCTCTTGGCCTTTCCCAAGAATAAATTCAATAGCCTCTTGGCCATTAAGAGCTGAATTAATATTTACATCTAAATCTAACTTATTAATGAAAATAGAATGTAAGAAGTTACTAGCCTCATCATCATCTACCAATAATATGGTATTTAGTCTCTCTAAATTATTCATACATGCATTGTTTAAAGTTATTAAATCAAAGTAAGTAAAATACTACCTAAAATTACAGTTTTAATACCTAATAAACTTACCAAACAACAGATTTATTGCCTATTTCAGTCAATATTTTATTACAATTCGAAAAATGTTTATTCCCAAACCAATACCCACGATTGGCACTTAAGGGTGAAGGATGCCCTGAAGTCAAAATATGATGCTTTCTTGCATCTATTAATTTAGCTTTTTTCTTGGCGAAGCCACCCCATAACATGAATATAATATCGGATTTCTCTTCAGATAATTTCATGATAACTGAATCGGTAAATTTTTCCCACCCTTTATTCTGATGGCTACCAGGCCGATGTTCCCTAACGGTTAGCGTGGCATTTAGTAATAACACCCCTTGTTTTGCCCATTTTTCTAAATTCCCACTTTCTGGGTATGGTATATTTAAATCATTTTCGATTTCTTTAAAAATATTCACTAATGAAGGTGGATGTTTTATACCATCTTTTACTGAAAAACATAAACCATTGGCTTGTCCCATATTATGATAGGGATCTTGTCCAATAATAACAACTTTTGTTTCATTAAAGGAACAATACTTAAAAGCTGAAAAAATAGAAGATACCGGTGGATAACATGTGTATTCCTTATATTCCGTTTGTATAAATTGAAGAAGTTCTTGAAAATAAGGCCTATCCAAATCTTTCTGCAATACCGATTTCCAATTATCAGGTATATTATTTTTCATTTTTTATTTTTGATTATTAATAGATTATATTATTTATACTAAACTTTTAGTTTAAATAATATTATAAAATGTTTACTTAAATTCGAGTTCATGTAATAAAAAAGATTTTTTGTAATTCCCGTTCTAGATGTCTTGTATTTAGAATATCGTTGTCAATCCTTACCTTTGCCCCTTATTAAATAACAACGTGGCGAATATACATTCCAAAACCTTACAGGACCTAGAATTTCCGTCGGTATTAAAACAAGTTTCCGCTCGCTGCCATACTGAATTAGGTAAAGAAGCAGCATTGGAAATTGCACCTTTTACTACCGATGAAATAATTCAATTAGAATTAGGAAAAACATCAGAATATTTATCTTCCCTAATTAGTGAAAACCGAATACCTAACCATGGCTTTGATAGTATAAATAACGACCTTAAGTTATTAAAAATAGAGAATACCACGTTAGAATTACAAGGTTTCAAACGAATAGCGGGTATATGCTCTACGGTTGCATTACATCATAAATTTTTTAAAAAATTTAAGGAATATTATCCTCTTTTTAATGAATTCGTTTTTAAGTTAGAACCAAATACTCAAATTCCAGATTTAATTAATTCTATAATAGATCGCTTTGGGGAGGTTAAGGACAATGCGTCTGATTCACTTTTTAGTATTAGAAGGCAAATGAACCAAGTTCGTGGCAAAATTAGCCAAAGCTTTGGTTCAGCACTTAACACCTACCAAGCGTCTGACTATTTAGACGAAATTCGTGAATCTGTTGTTGAGAACAGAAGAGTACTGGCCGTAAAAGCAATGCACCGTAAAAAAGTAAAAGGAGCTGTAATGGGCACTTCAAAAACTGGCAGCATCGTTTATATTGAACCAGAGGCCGCACTAAAATATAGTCGAGAGTTAAATAATTTAGAATTTGAAGAGAAAGAAGAAGTTCAACGTATTCTTAAACAACTTACGAGCCAAATAAGACCATTTAGAGCGCTTTTAAGAGATTATCAAGATTATTTAACACAAGTAGATGTTATAGCGGCAAAAGCTAAATACGCAGAAGATATAGATGGTCTAATGCCAAAAATTAATACTCAAAATCGTTTATATTTAAGAGATGCATTTCATCCTTTACTTTTTCTTACAAATAAACGTAAAGGAGAAAAGACGTTCCCGCAAACTATAGAATTGCATCAAGAGAATAGAATTATTGTTATTTCTGGACCTAATGCCGGTGGCAAGAGTATTACGCTAAAAACAATAGGCTTACTACAAGTAATGCTACAAAGTGGACTTTTAATTCCGGTTCATGAACGCAGTGAAGTTTGTTTTTTCAAAAAAATTCTAACAGACATTGGAGATAACCAAAGTATTGAAAATCATTTAAG
The genomic region above belongs to Maribacter hydrothermalis and contains:
- a CDS encoding porin family protein is translated as MNSSYLNYTVFLLFLIFTCTSTFAQITFEKGYFIDNSGQKTNCLIKNLDWKDNPTSFEYKPSLSGDISIKNISEIKEFSIDNGFKYIRAIVNINRSSNKVSELDGSRDVNFNEEQLFLRELVFGSANLYHYQDGNLNRFFYSTNKGEPLQLVYKRYKKENIHVAENNEFRQQLLNLLTCKDVLVNHIKNLSYEVKSLKKIFDDYNLCSDPTNYIVKASTNKIKLKFKLRPRYNITTYKVKTTGAQVFNANFETQNNVSAGTEIEAILPYNKNKWSIIIEPTYQEYSNATESQTTTNFNSVTYNAEVKYSSIELPIGIRHYIFLTNSTKVFLNASLLVDLPFNSRLTYPNININTPRIEFGINISPALGFGIAISDKYSFEARYLGKREVFANVTDDDLSSKFNGFSLILGYSLF
- a CDS encoding translation initiation factor, whose amino-acid sequence is MDLKDQLKNLFPDHEPEDTPDEKEPKSKIWLQEEPIICKYEKRKGNPITILEGYTGADEDFKKLAKELKTKLSVGGSFKDDKIIIQGDYRDKIMTLLKDKGFNVKRVGG
- a CDS encoding DUF1835 domain-containing protein translates to MSSLLHITNGDVLTERLKKLNLSGDVITWREMLCEGQTLPTVGTESFWKARFEFLHKNYKVSKSWFIEKTLKEYRSLCSHKQQDHIILWFEYDLFCQINMLAVISWLLTHRKYAQISLVCSGKEDDTDQMYSLNDLTDEQLLRLYENKKELTQDDAEYADYVWQLYCSNNPIRLENVTDFKDYQFDYLGEAVKSHLKRFPSIANGLNNMENNILQLAVDKKPKSKAEYMDILLKNQSNLGFTDTQYDRALTRLKPLITSLNPVRISKKGKEILEGKTSYYSCIQQNDVYLGGALKYNFLFNTESNRILKL
- a CDS encoding nucleoside phosphorylase, with amino-acid sequence MQLRPAELIINEDGSIYHLNLLPEDIATTIITVGDPDRVNQVSSYFDSIEVKKGKREFLTHTGHLNGKRISVISTGIGTDNIDIVINELDALVNIDFKTRALKKKHTSLKIVRIGTSGAIQNDIPVDSFLMSEYVMGFDGLLHFYEHDKINFPKIEDAFIAHTSWDSFKARPYVLSYSKSLGNIFKNNRIRLGFTATNTGFYGPQQRQLRLKPSQMELMEKLSTFSYEGNSLTNLEMETSGIYALSQLLGHEAVSMNCILANRANGEFSKDPVKSVDKLINFCLERLT
- a CDS encoding substrate-binding domain-containing protein; this encodes MKTVKIIGVPEHFNLPWHLAIEEGAFEERGINLEWTEVPEGTGRMCELLNKGETDLAIILTEGIIKSITEGNKVKIIQEYIASPLLWGIHVDANSTYTALDELENTTAAISRFGSGSHLMAYVQAKKMGWDTEKLKFNVVNNLDGAVEGLATGNADYFMWERFTTKPLVDSGIFRHIGNCPTPWPCFVLVGTDMFLSENKNLITHILEVINTYTTEFKQIPRIDSTLSNRYHQKLKDIQEWLEITEWSQKQLPNNTLIKVQETLQDLSLIDNTISTSDILM
- a CDS encoding response regulator: MNNLERLNTILLVDDDEASNFLHSIFINKLDLDVNINSALNGQEAIEFILGKGQEELELPCMVMLDLRMPIMDGWQFMKAYEELVPKKLKDQITIVLVTISDNKEDKERAIANEYIADFSQKPLSDATFKALIHKHYNLATT
- a CDS encoding uracil-DNA glycosylase encodes the protein MKNNIPDNWKSVLQKDLDRPYFQELLQFIQTEYKEYTCYPPVSSIFSAFKYCSFNETKVVIIGQDPYHNMGQANGLCFSVKDGIKHPPSLVNIFKEIENDLNIPYPESGNLEKWAKQGVLLLNATLTVREHRPGSHQNKGWEKFTDSVIMKLSEEKSDIIFMLWGGFAKKKAKLIDARKHHILTSGHPSPLSANRGYWFGNKHFSNCNKILTEIGNKSVVW
- a CDS encoding endonuclease MutS2, giving the protein MANIHSKTLQDLEFPSVLKQVSARCHTELGKEAALEIAPFTTDEIIQLELGKTSEYLSSLISENRIPNHGFDSINNDLKLLKIENTTLELQGFKRIAGICSTVALHHKFFKKFKEYYPLFNEFVFKLEPNTQIPDLINSIIDRFGEVKDNASDSLFSIRRQMNQVRGKISQSFGSALNTYQASDYLDEIRESVVENRRVLAVKAMHRKKVKGAVMGTSKTGSIVYIEPEAALKYSRELNNLEFEEKEEVQRILKQLTSQIRPFRALLRDYQDYLTQVDVIAAKAKYAEDIDGLMPKINTQNRLYLRDAFHPLLFLTNKRKGEKTFPQTIELHQENRIIVISGPNAGGKSITLKTIGLLQVMLQSGLLIPVHERSEVCFFKKILTDIGDNQSIENHLSTYSYRLKNMNQFLKRCDDQTLFLIDEFGTGSDPELGGALAEAFLEVFYERGSYGVITTHYANLKALANELPYVTNANMLFNGKTLEPTFQLILGQAGSSFTFEVAQKNGIPYSLINKAKKKIERGKVRFDATIAKLQKERSKMAETGSRLKEEEVKAREENERLEKLNAKVKSKLENYQELYDHDQRMIQLGNKVNVAADKYFQDHKKRPLVSELLRIVETENSKRKKKSANQAKAERVKKAQVAEEVQKEVKVIREKKKVEKKKAIFKEKNKPRPIFKVGDRVRMQDGKAVGSIDSLEKGKAIVNYGIFTTNVSVDQLELVEKKK